Proteins from one Lacrimispora sphenoides genomic window:
- a CDS encoding GntR family transcriptional regulator yields MGVIENNQEDTIYDVLRSDILDLKLRPGMIFSIKDISESYEVGRTPVRDALISLSKEGLITFLPQRGTMISKIDYDKVRNERFLRICVEENVMLEFMAVCNLKAITALEMSLDRQELLEKTKDIRAFRAEDMYFHSIFYEGANKGYCNDILAANSGHYRRIQMLAMADSGIEPGVVKQHREMVDAILAKDSEQLHGVLNHHLNRLISKERPLVSKYPELFDRENKEIRREPDELGIDFLVDTKLKYHA; encoded by the coding sequence ATGGGCGTCATAGAAAACAACCAGGAAGATACCATTTATGATGTATTGAGATCCGATATACTGGATTTGAAGCTGCGCCCTGGAATGATATTCAGCATCAAGGACATCAGCGAGTCCTATGAGGTTGGAAGAACTCCGGTCAGGGACGCATTAATCAGCCTTTCCAAGGAGGGGCTCATTACATTTCTTCCCCAGCGCGGAACCATGATATCTAAGATTGATTATGATAAGGTACGCAATGAGCGGTTTCTTAGGATTTGCGTGGAAGAAAATGTGATGCTGGAATTTATGGCGGTATGCAATTTAAAGGCGATCACCGCATTGGAGATGTCTTTGGACAGACAGGAGCTGCTTGAAAAAACAAAAGACATCCGGGCATTTCGGGCAGAGGATATGTATTTTCATTCCATCTTTTACGAAGGAGCCAACAAGGGATACTGCAATGATATTCTGGCGGCAAACTCCGGCCATTACAGAAGAATCCAGATGCTGGCGATGGCGGACTCCGGAATTGAACCCGGGGTTGTAAAGCAGCATAGAGAAATGGTGGATGCCATCCTTGCAAAGGATTCTGAACAGCTTCATGGAGTTTTAAACCATCATCTGAACCGTCTGATCAGCAAGGAACGGCCTCTGGTATCCAAATACCCGGAATTGTTTGATCGTGAAAATAAAGAAATTAGAAGAGAACCGGATGAGCTGGGCATTGACTTTTTGGTGGACACTAAACTGAAATATCATGCATAG
- a CDS encoding IS3 family transposase yields MKELREKGYALKHLLKAVGLSKSTYYYELNHVCFDVIKNQKLMDEINKIFEDNKQRYGVRRVHQELLNKGYSINHKRVQRLMHKMMLAGKRPKEKYHSYRGEVGRIADNLINRDFCTTAPLQKWTTDVSQFNLPWGKCYLSPILDMNTNEVISYDLSKSPNMEQISNMLERAFRKFSNTEGIIFHSDQGWQYQHAYYRNELKKYGIIQSMSRKGNCYDNCIMETFFGRLKTEMFYGHEKDFGSFDEFKKAIDEYIDYYNNRRIQSKTKWMPPVIYRKTSIKSA; encoded by the coding sequence ATTAAGGAACTCCGAGAAAAAGGATATGCCTTAAAGCATTTATTGAAAGCTGTAGGATTATCAAAATCTACATACTATTATGAATTAAATCATGTGTGTTTTGACGTAATCAAAAATCAGAAACTTATGGATGAAATCAATAAGATTTTTGAAGACAATAAGCAACGATATGGTGTTCGCAGAGTTCATCAGGAATTATTAAATAAAGGATATTCCATAAACCACAAAAGAGTACAACGATTAATGCATAAGATGATGTTGGCCGGCAAACGACCTAAAGAGAAATACCATTCATATAGGGGCGAAGTTGGCAGAATAGCTGACAACTTAATTAATAGAGATTTTTGTACAACTGCTCCACTTCAAAAATGGACAACAGATGTATCTCAATTTAACCTGCCATGGGGAAAATGTTATCTTTCGCCTATTTTAGATATGAATACAAATGAAGTTATCTCATACGATTTGTCAAAAAGTCCAAATATGGAGCAAATATCTAACATGTTAGAAAGAGCATTTCGGAAATTTAGTAATACTGAAGGAATCATCTTTCATTCCGATCAAGGTTGGCAGTACCAACATGCGTACTATCGTAATGAATTAAAGAAATATGGAATAATTCAATCTATGTCTCGTAAAGGAAACTGTTACGATAATTGCATTATGGAGACTTTTTTCGGAAGACTAAAGACCGAAATGTTTTATGGGCATGAAAAGGATTTTGGATCCTTCGATGAATTTAAGAAAGCAATAGATGAATATATAGATTATTATAATAACAGGAGAATTCAATCAAAAACAAAATGGATGCCTCCTGTAATATACAGGAAGACATCCATCAAGAGTGCCTAA
- a CDS encoding GDSL-type esterase/lipase family protein has product MRKYWFTLLLAVSLVLIAVLHASAGSVDPLTTLRLNLEGSKWSHGDSIDTTDSLDESDNLDETDSPDETDSPDETENSNETESSDETADESAIVGASEASGEDTTDSSSETADEHAMDGVSVASGADVTGNTSGSNDRNAEFRPSSMLLQPGQRPEPPENFQGVLFIGDSRTMGLSEYGDLGNASVFANSGMSVFNVLTARVSSGGEKLTLDEVLSSEHYQMIYLMLGINELGYDMSQTIKQYNEVLDKIKEMQPEAIMVLEANLHITSEKSEKSPVYSNSKINRLNQEIQKIAEENSCYYIDVNEIFDDEGGSLNQAYSTDGSHILGKYYAEWVKWLKEKKV; this is encoded by the coding sequence ATGAGAAAATACTGGTTTACCCTTCTTTTAGCCGTCAGTCTGGTACTGATTGCAGTTCTGCATGCATCAGCAGGAAGCGTGGATCCGTTAACAACCCTGAGGCTGAACCTGGAAGGAAGCAAATGGTCGCATGGAGACAGTATAGATACAACTGATAGTTTAGACGAATCTGACAATTTAGATGAAACTGATAGTCCAGACGAAACTGATAGTCCAGACGAAACTGAAAATTCAAACGAAACTGAAAGTTCAGACGAAACTGCTGATGAGAGTGCAATTGTCGGTGCGAGCGAAGCAAGTGGTGAAGACACCACCGATAGTTCAAGCGAAACTGCTGATGAGCACGCAATGGACGGTGTAAGCGTAGCAAGTGGTGCAGATGTAACGGGCAATACGAGCGGGTCAAATGATAGGAATGCAGAATTTAGGCCGTCTTCCATGTTGCTGCAGCCAGGACAAAGGCCGGAGCCGCCTGAAAATTTCCAGGGCGTACTTTTTATTGGAGATTCAAGAACCATGGGGCTTTCCGAGTATGGAGATTTGGGGAATGCCTCAGTATTTGCAAACTCCGGCATGAGCGTTTTCAATGTATTAACTGCCCGCGTCTCATCAGGAGGTGAGAAACTAACTCTGGATGAGGTTCTTTCAAGCGAACATTACCAGATGATTTACCTTATGCTTGGGATCAACGAACTGGGTTATGATATGTCCCAGACTATAAAACAATATAATGAGGTTTTGGACAAAATCAAGGAAATGCAGCCAGAAGCAATCATGGTCTTAGAAGCAAATCTCCACATTACCAGTGAAAAATCAGAAAAAAGTCCTGTTTACAGTAACAGTAAAATTAATCGGTTGAATCAGGAAATACAGAAGATAGCAGAAGAAAATAGCTGCTATTATATTGATGTTAATGAAATATTTGACGATGAAGGAGGCAGCCTGAACCAGGCTTACTCGACAGACGGTTCCCATATATTGGGAAAATATTATGCCGAGTGGGTAAAATGGCTGAAGGAAAAAAAGGTTTAA
- a CDS encoding CPBP family intramembrane glutamic endopeptidase, which produces MEDRRNAWKAFTRVGIGYGAFLLVTIVIQLEVGVIALLLSRFGMNITFGNWYMVFVSLANYLVGGVVAWLIIKDMPVLCRPVSRKAGAGMLVSGFLVCMSALFFGNLMGQSLMSIVCALLGKPMVNPVEEVMKGLSTWSIFVTMVVMAPICEEILFRKILIDRIRLYGDKAAILVSSVVFGLSHGNFYQFFYAFGIGVVLAYIYIQTGKLRYTIIFHMIINFLGSVVALHIGDDPQLTVIYSIFMLGEVIAGTVLFFINQKKLVFHPGLMETWGKGAFKILFLNLGMILFFLVSAVTFIISSS; this is translated from the coding sequence GTGGAAGACAGAAGAAATGCATGGAAGGCGTTTACAAGAGTGGGGATCGGATATGGAGCATTCCTTCTTGTAACGATTGTTATACAGCTTGAGGTAGGAGTCATTGCTCTTTTACTATCCCGGTTTGGCATGAATATAACCTTTGGAAACTGGTATATGGTATTTGTTTCCCTGGCGAATTACCTTGTGGGAGGGGTCGTTGCCTGGCTGATAATAAAGGATATGCCGGTTTTATGCAGACCCGTGTCAAGAAAAGCCGGGGCAGGAATGCTGGTTTCCGGATTCCTGGTCTGTATGAGTGCCCTGTTTTTTGGAAATCTTATGGGTCAGAGCCTTATGAGTATAGTCTGTGCTTTGTTGGGAAAGCCTATGGTCAACCCGGTAGAGGAAGTGATGAAGGGCTTAAGCACCTGGTCAATTTTTGTTACCATGGTGGTAATGGCCCCAATTTGTGAAGAAATCCTGTTTCGTAAGATCTTAATTGACCGGATCCGGCTCTATGGAGATAAGGCGGCGATTTTAGTATCCAGCGTTGTCTTTGGCTTAAGTCACGGAAACTTTTATCAGTTCTTTTATGCCTTTGGAATCGGTGTGGTGTTAGCCTATATTTATATTCAGACGGGGAAGCTTCGCTATACCATTATTTTTCATATGATCATTAATTTCCTCGGCTCTGTTGTGGCTCTTCATATAGGAGACGATCCGCAGCTTACCGTAATCTACTCTATTTTTATGCTTGGAGAGGTAATTGCCGGAACTGTTTTGTTTTTTATCAATCAAAAAAAGTTGGTGTTTCATCCCGGACTTATGGAGACATGGGGCAAAGGGGCATTTAAAATACTATTTTTAAATCTTGGAATGATTTTGTTTTTTCTTGTTTCGGCTGTGACCTTTATCATTTCGTCCAGTTAA
- a CDS encoding MBOAT family O-acyltransferase gives MIFSSLEFIFQFLPIFLLLYSVCPDRAKNFCLLAGSLFFYFYGVAEHPAYMVLLLLSVCVNFWVGKKMKRYKSRLRRRKWYRLGIAYNLFWLILFKYSGFLIEQISLLLQNGGLEKAAVPALHLALPLGISFYTFQAISYLADVYRKDVAPEKSFLDFALYMTMFPQLISGPIVTYTSLRELIKKRVHTMEQVEAGLREFTIGLGLKVLLSNQIGGLWSQIGAVGYESISTPLAWMGLAAFSLRLYFDFYGYSLMARGLGMMLGFPLPDNFNHPYMALTMTDFWRRWHMTLGGWFRNYVYIPLGGNREGLLKTFRNMLVVWLLTGLWHGTSSNFLLWGFVLFALISLEKLGLGKLLERWRVVGHVYMLFAIPLTWMLFAITDFSQLGIYIQRLFPFLSPVGKYTYFAGDFLKYGRSYGLSLCAGLIFMTGLPRRLYDRKRESLCTAIALLIIFWLCVYCMKMGANDPFMYFNF, from the coding sequence ATGATTTTTAGTAGCTTGGAGTTTATATTTCAATTTCTGCCGATATTTCTGCTTCTTTATTCTGTATGCCCGGATAGAGCAAAAAATTTCTGCCTACTTGCAGGAAGCCTGTTTTTTTATTTTTATGGAGTTGCGGAGCATCCGGCCTATATGGTGCTTTTGCTGTTATCTGTCTGCGTTAATTTCTGGGTTGGCAAGAAAATGAAACGATACAAATCTCGCTTAAGACGCAGGAAATGGTATCGCTTAGGAATTGCCTACAACCTGTTTTGGCTGATTCTGTTTAAATATTCAGGCTTTTTGATTGAACAGATCAGCTTATTACTACAAAATGGAGGGCTGGAGAAAGCGGCCGTTCCTGCCCTTCATCTGGCTCTTCCGCTGGGAATCAGCTTTTATACTTTCCAGGCCATTTCTTATCTGGCCGATGTGTATCGGAAGGATGTGGCACCAGAAAAATCATTTCTGGACTTTGCCCTGTATATGACCATGTTTCCTCAGCTCATATCCGGACCGATTGTAACCTATACTTCTCTTAGGGAGTTAATTAAAAAGCGGGTCCATACTATGGAACAAGTGGAAGCAGGACTTCGGGAATTTACAATTGGACTGGGATTGAAGGTGCTGCTTTCAAACCAGATAGGAGGACTGTGGAGCCAAATTGGAGCAGTAGGATATGAGAGTATTTCAACGCCACTTGCGTGGATGGGACTGGCAGCTTTCAGCCTACGGCTGTATTTTGATTTCTATGGCTATTCCCTGATGGCCAGGGGACTGGGGATGATGTTGGGATTTCCTCTTCCTGATAACTTCAACCATCCCTATATGGCTCTGACCATGACAGATTTTTGGCGCAGATGGCACATGACTCTGGGCGGCTGGTTTCGGAATTATGTATATATTCCGCTGGGCGGAAACCGTGAGGGACTCTTAAAAACCTTTCGAAACATGCTTGTCGTATGGCTCCTGACCGGACTGTGGCACGGAACAAGCTCCAACTTTCTCTTATGGGGATTTGTTCTGTTTGCGCTTATATCATTGGAGAAGCTGGGACTGGGAAAACTACTGGAACGCTGGAGAGTTGTGGGACATGTGTATATGCTGTTTGCAATTCCTCTTACATGGATGTTATTTGCAATAACGGATTTTTCACAGTTGGGAATTTATATTCAACGGCTATTTCCCTTTCTGTCGCCTGTCGGGAAATATACATATTTTGCCGGAGATTTCCTGAAATACGGAAGGAGCTATGGATTGTCCTTATGCGCTGGTCTCATTTTCATGACTGGTCTTCCGCGAAGACTGTATGACAGAAAACGGGAAAGCCTATGTACAGCAATCGCCCTATTGATCATATTCTGGCTGTGTGTCTATTGTATGAAAATGGGCGCAAATGATCCGTTTATGTATTTCAATTTTTAG
- a CDS encoding LysM peptidoglycan-binding domain-containing protein yields the protein MIIHVVQPGETIKSISEYYKIPVDRLILENGITNPDNLAIGQTIVIVQPETIYTVQPGDTLNSIAEQHNVSRIELLRNNPYLSDREFLYSGETIVINYQTNRTRAINTGGYAFPYIDNSVLIKTLPFLTYLTIFNYRATSEGEIIARADDTELIQLAKAYGVAPMLFVSTITEEGIVSHDVNYEILNNPTIQDRLIEYALQILKRKGYYGINIYVEDITFDNINSIADYLKKASAIFHAEGFRILITVTPITNIDTPYVSFEKLDYAKLSDYVDGIIFASYDWARIYNYPNSVFPVYVLRELLDYAVSIIPNEKIIFGITTLGYDWTLPYVPGATAAIVMTNNRAVQIAAENDLPIQFNDAAQAPYFYYEDCDGNMHVVWFKDARSFNARAGLAEEYNLQGLSIWTIMRFDAQMWFIINTKYYIEKLMESVTKQGCRPRFRPKC from the coding sequence ATGATCATACATGTTGTCCAACCCGGCGAAACCATCAAATCAATATCAGAATATTACAAAATTCCTGTTGACAGATTAATATTAGAAAACGGAATTACAAATCCTGATAATTTAGCAATAGGTCAAACCATTGTGATTGTTCAACCGGAAACAATCTATACCGTCCAGCCCGGCGATACTTTAAATAGTATTGCGGAGCAGCATAATGTTTCACGGATAGAATTACTGAGAAACAATCCCTATCTCTCAGATAGAGAATTTTTGTACTCCGGTGAAACGATTGTTATAAATTATCAAACGAATAGAACAAGAGCAATTAACACCGGAGGCTATGCCTTTCCATATATTGATAATTCGGTTTTAATAAAAACACTGCCTTTTTTAACTTATTTAACTATTTTCAATTACAGGGCTACAAGTGAGGGAGAAATTATTGCCAGGGCTGACGACACTGAGCTTATCCAGTTGGCTAAAGCATATGGAGTTGCGCCCATGTTGTTTGTTTCTACTATCACGGAAGAAGGAATAGTGAGCCATGATGTGAACTATGAAATTTTAAATAATCCTACAATACAAGATCGTCTTATTGAATATGCTCTTCAAATATTAAAAAGGAAAGGTTATTACGGGATTAACATATATGTCGAAGACATCACCTTTGACAATATCAATAGCATTGCGGATTATTTGAAGAAAGCCTCGGCGATTTTTCATGCAGAAGGTTTCAGGATCTTGATTACCGTAACACCTATCACGAATATTGATACCCCTTACGTCAGTTTTGAAAAATTAGATTATGCTAAATTGTCTGATTATGTAGATGGAATCATATTTGCCTCCTATGATTGGGCAAGGATTTACAACTACCCTAATTCAGTTTTCCCGGTTTATGTTTTAAGAGAATTATTAGATTACGCAGTTAGTATTATTCCTAATGAAAAAATCATTTTTGGAATTACCACCCTAGGTTATGATTGGACACTTCCATATGTTCCAGGTGCCACAGCTGCTATTGTAATGACTAATAATAGAGCGGTACAAATTGCAGCGGAAAACGATCTGCCGATACAATTTAATGATGCAGCACAGGCGCCTTACTTTTACTATGAGGATTGTGATGGGAACATGCATGTAGTTTGGTTTAAAGATGCAAGAAGCTTTAACGCAAGAGCAGGGCTGGCAGAAGAATATAACCTCCAGGGCTTATCTATTTGGACAATTATGAGGTTTGATGCTCAAATGTGGTTTATTATTAATACTAAATATTACATAGAGAAGCTTATGGAGAGTGTGACGAAGCAAGGATGCCGACCAAGGTTCAGGCCAAAGTGCTGA
- the leuS gene encoding leucine--tRNA ligase, which produces MAASYNHSAIEKKWRENWAKSPINVDDGKKQKYYCLDMFPYPSGSGLHVGHWRGYVISDVWSRYQILKGHYVIHPMGWDAFGLPAENYAIKMGVHPAKSTAENVTNIKRQINEIAAVYDWDMEVNTTDPGFYKWTQWIFVQMFKKGLAYEKEFPINWCPSCKTGLANEEVVNGCCERCGTGVTKKNLRQWMLKITAYADRLLNDLDKLDWPEKVKKMQSEWIGKSYGAEVDFKVDGKEENITVYTTRPDTLYGATFMVLAPEHALAAGLASPENKEAVEKYIYDASMKSNVDRLQDKEKTGVFTGSYAVNPISGAKVPIWLSDYVLADYGTGAIMCVPAHDDRDFEFAKKFNIPIVQVISKDGEEIENMTEAYTDASGTMINSGEWNGMESSVLKKEAPAMIEKRGLGKKTVNFKLRDWVFSRQRYWGEPIPIIHCPHCGNVPVPEDQLPLTLPEVESYQPTGTGESPLADIDEWVNTTCPVCGAPAKRETNTMPQWAGSSWYFLRYVDSHNDNELVSKEKAKKYLPVDMYIGGVEHAVLHLLYSRFYTKFLNDIGVVDFDEPFTKLFNQGMINGKNGIKMSKSKGNVVSPDDLVRDYGCDALRMYELFVGPPELDAEWDDRGIEGVSRFLHRFWNLVADSSNKDIEATREMLRLRNKLIFDIEQRFNQFNLNTVISGFMEYNNKLIDLAKKTGGIDKETLKAFVVLVAPFAPHIGEELWQQLGGEASVFHAQWPECDEEAMKDDEIEVAVQVNGKTRAVVKLPADVSKEDAIEAGKALIPDKITGTIVKEIYVPGRIVNIVCK; this is translated from the coding sequence ATGGCAGCGTCATACAACCACAGCGCCATTGAAAAAAAATGGCGGGAAAACTGGGCAAAGAGCCCCATCAATGTTGATGATGGAAAGAAGCAGAAGTATTACTGTCTGGATATGTTTCCATATCCCTCAGGAAGCGGTCTTCATGTAGGCCACTGGAGAGGCTATGTTATTTCTGATGTTTGGAGCCGGTATCAGATTTTAAAGGGACACTATGTGATTCACCCCATGGGTTGGGATGCGTTTGGTCTTCCGGCGGAGAATTACGCCATCAAGATGGGAGTCCATCCAGCAAAATCCACGGCGGAAAACGTGACGAACATTAAGCGTCAGATCAATGAGATCGCAGCCGTATATGACTGGGATATGGAGGTTAATACCACGGATCCCGGATTTTATAAATGGACCCAGTGGATTTTTGTTCAGATGTTTAAAAAGGGCCTGGCCTATGAGAAGGAATTCCCTATCAACTGGTGCCCATCCTGTAAGACAGGACTTGCAAATGAAGAAGTGGTAAACGGCTGCTGCGAGCGCTGCGGAACCGGAGTTACAAAGAAGAACTTAAGACAGTGGATGTTAAAAATCACCGCTTACGCAGACCGTTTATTAAACGATCTGGATAAGCTTGACTGGCCGGAAAAGGTCAAGAAGATGCAGTCTGAATGGATCGGCAAATCCTATGGAGCTGAGGTTGATTTTAAGGTAGACGGAAAAGAGGAGAACATCACAGTTTATACTACCAGACCTGATACCTTATACGGAGCCACCTTTATGGTACTTGCGCCGGAACACGCCCTTGCCGCAGGCCTTGCTTCTCCGGAAAATAAAGAAGCGGTTGAGAAGTATATCTACGATGCATCCATGAAGTCAAACGTGGACCGTCTTCAGGATAAAGAAAAGACCGGTGTATTTACCGGCAGCTATGCAGTAAATCCCATAAGCGGCGCCAAGGTACCCATCTGGCTTTCCGATTATGTGCTTGCTGACTACGGTACCGGTGCAATCATGTGCGTGCCTGCCCATGATGACAGGGATTTTGAGTTTGCGAAGAAGTTCAACATTCCCATTGTCCAGGTTATTTCAAAGGACGGCGAGGAAATCGAAAACATGACCGAAGCCTATACCGATGCCAGCGGAACGATGATCAATTCCGGTGAGTGGAACGGAATGGAGTCCTCTGTTCTTAAAAAAGAAGCTCCGGCTATGATCGAGAAACGGGGTCTTGGAAAGAAAACCGTAAACTTTAAGCTGCGTGACTGGGTATTCTCCAGACAGCGTTACTGGGGAGAGCCTATTCCTATTATTCATTGTCCGCACTGCGGCAATGTTCCGGTTCCGGAAGACCAGCTTCCTCTCACCCTTCCGGAGGTGGAAAGCTACCAGCCTACCGGTACGGGAGAATCTCCGCTGGCAGATATTGATGAATGGGTGAATACCACCTGTCCGGTATGCGGCGCTCCTGCTAAGAGAGAGACCAACACCATGCCTCAGTGGGCCGGTTCTTCCTGGTATTTCCTTCGCTATGTTGACAGTCATAACGATAATGAACTGGTATCCAAGGAGAAAGCGAAAAAATACCTTCCGGTTGATATGTATATCGGCGGTGTGGAACATGCTGTCCTTCACCTTCTGTATTCCCGTTTTTACACCAAGTTCTTAAACGACATCGGTGTAGTGGATTTTGATGAGCCCTTTACCAAGCTGTTTAATCAGGGCATGATCAACGGAAAGAATGGAATCAAGATGAGCAAGTCAAAGGGAAATGTGGTATCTCCTGATGATTTGGTGCGAGACTATGGCTGTGATGCTCTCCGTATGTATGAGCTCTTCGTAGGGCCGCCGGAATTGGATGCAGAGTGGGATGACAGGGGAATCGAAGGTGTCAGCCGTTTCTTGCACCGCTTCTGGAATCTGGTAGCGGATAGCAGCAATAAGGATATAGAAGCCACAAGAGAAATGCTTCGTCTGCGCAACAAGCTGATCTTTGATATTGAACAGCGTTTCAATCAGTTTAACTTAAATACGGTAATTTCCGGATTTATGGAATATAACAATAAATTAATCGACCTGGCCAAGAAGACCGGCGGCATTGACAAAGAAACCTTGAAAGCCTTTGTAGTTTTAGTTGCTCCTTTTGCTCCGCATATCGGTGAGGAGCTGTGGCAGCAGCTTGGCGGCGAGGCTTCCGTATTCCATGCTCAGTGGCCGGAATGTGATGAAGAGGCCATGAAGGATGACGAGATCGAAGTTGCAGTTCAGGTGAACGGAAAAACCCGTGCAGTGGTAAAACTTCCTGCAGACGTATCTAAGGAAGATGCCATTGAAGCAGGCAAGGCTTTGATCCCGGATAAGATAACCGGAACCATTGTTAAGGAAATATATGTTCCTGGAAGAATTGTAAATATCGTGTGCAAATAA
- a CDS encoding helix-turn-helix domain-containing protein: MKYDFVFKLNCVELYRNGQWPETPAGIGQKNFRKRIVTWSRIADIYGIDALKHPSTCKERTAEERYSLVARVLAGESQKSVAIIAGIDSGLLSKWVQIYKIKGYDGLYLKKGRHGKEPFMKKDNKPKELSPSEREELIRLRAETEYLKAENESIKKSIALRREKEAAQLKAKKQQSLRNSEKKDMP, from the coding sequence GTGAAATATGATTTTGTATTTAAATTAAATTGTGTCGAGCTATACAGAAATGGCCAATGGCCTGAAACACCAGCAGGAATTGGTCAAAAGAATTTTAGAAAACGAATTGTTACTTGGTCAAGAATTGCAGATATTTATGGAATTGATGCTTTAAAGCATCCTTCAACATGTAAAGAACGTACAGCTGAAGAAAGGTATTCTCTTGTAGCTAGAGTTTTAGCTGGAGAATCACAAAAAAGTGTTGCAATAATTGCTGGAATTGATTCAGGCCTATTGTCTAAATGGGTACAGATATATAAAATAAAAGGGTACGATGGTCTGTATTTAAAGAAAGGTAGACATGGTAAGGAGCCCTTCATGAAAAAAGACAATAAACCAAAAGAACTTTCACCTTCTGAAAGAGAAGAATTAATTAGATTAAGGGCAGAGACAGAGTACCTTAAAGCAGAAAATGAATCAATAAAAAAATCTATCGCCTTGAGACGAGAAAAAGAAGCTGCGCAACTCAAGGCGAAAAAGCAGCAATCATTAAGGAACTCCGAGAAAAAGGATATGCCTTAA
- a CDS encoding CPBP family intramembrane glutamic endopeptidase has translation MERQKNYEKTQLLIFLGVAFALPYILGILMGIGYSKGLDVSVFPSAQMFYPASGAILAAIITHKEDPLIPKRFFIGYLFFSFLLLVCTVASIIVPGMSWNVISQYLMILGSVIAWILLLTEKKDKRIAYGLKGGRWKKTALIILLYLILYFGRTVIMYILSGQMQTMFELIQKPVTWLMLITLPINYFLIFIAFFGEEYGWRYFLQPILQKKFGMVRGVLVLGIAWGVWHLPINFFYYSSPSAGLISLTGQLITCVTLGIFYGWAYLKTDNIWTVVILHFINNNLVPIITGNYTEEVLQNQDVTWNGVIVLLVVNTLLFAGVIFTSYFKNHSRRLPTMDERVDRQMKKLEELAQWQDTME, from the coding sequence ATGGAACGTCAAAAAAATTATGAGAAAACTCAGTTGCTTATTTTTCTGGGTGTGGCCTTTGCATTACCTTATATCTTAGGGATTTTAATGGGAATTGGCTATAGTAAGGGGCTTGATGTATCGGTTTTCCCTTCGGCCCAAATGTTCTACCCTGCTTCGGGAGCGATACTGGCTGCTATAATTACACACAAAGAAGATCCTCTGATTCCTAAGAGATTTTTTATTGGTTATTTATTTTTTAGTTTCTTGTTATTGGTTTGTACAGTAGCGAGTATTATTGTACCTGGAATGAGCTGGAATGTTATTTCACAATATTTAATGATACTTGGTTCTGTTATCGCATGGATTTTACTGCTTACTGAGAAGAAAGATAAGCGCATTGCCTATGGCTTGAAAGGAGGGCGTTGGAAAAAAACTGCTCTTATTATTCTGCTGTATTTAATTCTTTACTTTGGCAGAACCGTTATCATGTATATCTTAAGCGGTCAAATGCAAACCATGTTTGAATTAATACAAAAGCCTGTTACCTGGCTGATGTTAATCACGTTGCCCATAAACTATTTTTTAATATTTATTGCATTTTTTGGAGAGGAATATGGTTGGAGGTACTTTCTTCAGCCTATACTGCAAAAAAAGTTTGGAATGGTTCGCGGTGTATTAGTTCTTGGAATTGCTTGGGGAGTGTGGCATTTACCCATTAATTTCTTTTATTATTCCTCTCCCTCTGCTGGGCTTATAAGCTTGACAGGACAATTAATTACATGTGTTACATTGGGAATATTCTATGGTTGGGCTTACTTAAAAACCGATAATATATGGACGGTTGTTATTTTGCATTTTATTAACAATAATCTGGTTCCGATTATTACCGGAAATTATACGGAGGAAGTTCTGCAAAATCAGGACGTAACATGGAATGGTGTGATTGTATTACTAGTGGTCAATACACTGTTGTTTGCAGGTGTTATTTTTACAAGTTATTTTAAAAACCATAGCCGGAGACTTCCAACAATGGATGAACGAGTGGATCGGCAGATGAAGAAATTGGAAGAACTGGCACAATGGCAGGATACGATGGAATAA